One window of Gloeothece citriformis PCC 7424 genomic DNA carries:
- a CDS encoding sensor domain-containing protein: protein MTEIIDLYLKDLLSQYFLSISEDTISLQKIENGIKQSQAQLKSILDSLKDIVWSVSLPSFQYIYLNKTAEDIYGISISEFFKNSNLWLEMVHPEDRSNIKQLARNWDQSDINKDIEYRIIRPDGQIRWLHNRIQVIYNEQKKPVRLDGIITDITERKKTEIALQQSEHRLSQIITTISDGLIVVDYEGTVKFVNAATEKLFGRTKQELIDQKLGIPFVDGDRTEIYIRHSNGHLIIAEIRISEITWKQENAYLISLRDITDRKYITDQLQYHATHDPLTDLFNRNFLLEKLQNLLEKNKNQSGKSFAILFLDLDDFKVVNDSLGHLAGDQLLIMITKRLQNSLGQNHTLARFGGDEFTILLENIKETQDAIIAAQKIHSNLTYPYNLNGQQIFINTSIGIALSSPDYTHPYEILRDADIAMYQSKKQGKGACTLFNQQMHEQAVKRLQMEIELRQAIEQQEFIAHYQPIFSLTTGKLIGFEALIRWQHSQKGLISPAEFIPIAEETGLIVPMGKWILLEACTQLKQWQEQYDHEHILQISVNLSSKQLRDPYLVQEIDKILTHTEINPQNLKIEITESLLMENFDTAMNILLQLQERNTQLCLDDFGTGYSSLSYLHRFPVDILKIDRSFVMQMHSGNNNLEIIRTIITLAHSLNMRVIAEGIETESQLSQLKSLNCEQGQGYLFSKPVPQEVAESLIKESLYSAL from the coding sequence ATGACGGAAATCATTGATCTATATTTGAAAGACTTGCTATCTCAATATTTTCTGAGTATTTCAGAAGATACTATCAGTCTTCAAAAAATTGAAAATGGGATAAAACAAAGTCAAGCTCAACTCAAAAGTATTTTAGACAGTTTAAAAGACATTGTCTGGTCAGTATCTCTACCGTCTTTTCAATACATTTACCTTAATAAAACAGCCGAAGATATTTATGGGATTAGTATCAGCGAATTTTTCAAAAATTCTAATCTTTGGTTAGAGATGGTTCATCCAGAAGATCGCTCCAACATTAAGCAATTGGCTAGAAATTGGGATCAATCAGACATCAATAAAGATATAGAATATCGTATTATTCGCCCTGATGGGCAGATTCGCTGGTTACATAATCGGATTCAAGTCATCTATAATGAACAAAAAAAACCCGTTCGTCTTGATGGAATTATTACGGATATTACGGAACGAAAAAAAACAGAAATCGCTTTACAACAAAGTGAACATCGTCTAAGCCAAATTATTACTACTATTTCTGATGGGTTGATTGTTGTTGATTACGAAGGTACAGTTAAATTTGTTAATGCTGCCACTGAAAAACTATTTGGACGAACAAAACAAGAATTGATAGACCAAAAATTGGGAATTCCTTTTGTCGATGGAGATAGAACAGAAATTTATATTCGTCATAGCAACGGACACCTGATTATCGCAGAAATACGAATTAGTGAAATTACTTGGAAACAAGAAAATGCTTATCTAATTTCTCTAAGAGATATCACTGACCGTAAATACATTACTGACCAACTCCAATACCATGCTACTCATGATCCTTTGACCGATTTATTCAATCGAAACTTTTTGCTAGAAAAATTACAAAACCTCCTCGAAAAAAATAAAAATCAATCCGGAAAATCTTTTGCAATTTTATTTCTTGACCTTGATGATTTTAAAGTCGTTAATGATAGTTTAGGTCACTTAGCTGGAGATCAACTCTTAATCATGATTACTAAACGACTACAAAACAGTCTAGGTCAAAATCATACCTTAGCCCGTTTTGGAGGGGATGAATTTACCATCCTTCTAGAAAATATTAAAGAAACCCAAGATGCCATTATAGCTGCCCAGAAAATTCATTCTAATTTAACTTATCCCTATAATCTTAACGGTCAACAAATATTTATTAATACCAGTATTGGTATAGCTCTTAGCTCTCCTGATTATACTCATCCTTACGAAATTTTGCGAGATGCAGATATAGCCATGTATCAGTCAAAAAAACAAGGGAAAGGAGCTTGTACTCTGTTTAACCAACAAATGCACGAACAAGCGGTTAAACGATTACAAATGGAGATAGAACTGCGACAAGCTATCGAACAACAAGAATTTATTGCCCACTATCAACCTATTTTTTCTTTAACCACAGGGAAGTTAATCGGATTTGAAGCTTTGATTCGATGGCAACATTCTCAAAAAGGATTAATCTCTCCGGCTGAATTTATTCCCATTGCCGAAGAAACAGGCTTAATTGTTCCTATGGGAAAATGGATTCTTTTAGAAGCTTGTACTCAACTCAAACAGTGGCAAGAGCAATATGATCATGAACATATTTTGCAAATTAGCGTCAATCTTTCTAGCAAGCAACTTCGAGACCCTTATTTAGTACAAGAAATTGATAAAATATTAACCCACACCGAAATCAACCCCCAAAATCTAAAAATAGAGATTACAGAAAGTCTGTTAATGGAAAATTTTGATACAGCTATGAATATCTTACTCCAACTCCAGGAGCGCAATACACAATTATGTCTCGATGATTTCGGAACGGGTTATTCATCTTTAAGTTATTTACATCGTTTTCCCGTTGACATCCTTAAGATAGATCGTTCTTTTGTGATGCAAATGCACTCCGGAAATAACAACTTAGAAATTATTCGTACTATCATTACTCTAGCTCATAGTTTAAATATGAGGGTGATTGCAGAAGGGATTGAAACTGAGTCTCAATTATCTCAACTTAAATCCCTTAATTGTGAACAGGGACAAGGGTATTTATTCTCTAAACCTGTTCCTCAAGAAGTGGCAGAATCTTTAATTAAAGAGTCTTTATATTCTGCTTTATGA
- a CDS encoding M48 family metallopeptidase yields MYIPKTLLIGLKADDFRHPLDFQATQALKQMPGLDIAVRNLLGPVAEQFFYLNNIASSVLVGEQQLPHLHKLLLEACSVLDLEPPQLYIQQNPIPNAYTFAMRGKQPFMVIHTSLIEMLTPEEIQAVMAHELGHLKCDHGVYLTLANLLVLAAGLLPNWGTILAQSLQERMLEWLRCAEFSCDRAALLAVQDPRVVMSVLMKLSGGSPTLSPLLNLDAFIEQARAYDEISKTELGEMLKAAQTQQLTHPVPVLRAREIDRWASSQEYQTLLEKRKKEYNQKTEKMGGWRNW; encoded by the coding sequence ATGTATATTCCTAAAACTCTATTAATTGGTTTAAAAGCAGATGACTTTCGCCATCCCCTAGATTTTCAAGCCACTCAAGCTTTAAAACAAATGCCAGGCTTAGATATAGCGGTACGAAATTTACTCGGGCCTGTGGCCGAACAATTTTTCTATCTCAACAATATCGCCTCAAGCGTTTTGGTTGGAGAACAACAACTTCCCCATCTTCATAAGTTACTCTTAGAAGCTTGTAGCGTTCTAGACTTAGAACCCCCTCAACTCTATATCCAGCAAAACCCCATTCCTAACGCCTATACCTTTGCTATGCGGGGAAAACAACCCTTTATGGTGATTCATACTTCCCTCATTGAAATGTTAACCCCAGAAGAAATACAGGCGGTGATGGCTCACGAATTAGGTCATCTAAAATGCGATCATGGGGTTTATTTAACTTTAGCTAACCTATTGGTATTAGCGGCTGGATTATTACCTAATTGGGGAACTATACTAGCTCAGTCTCTACAAGAAAGAATGCTAGAATGGCTTCGCTGTGCTGAATTTAGTTGCGATCGCGCTGCGTTGTTAGCGGTTCAAGATCCTAGAGTGGTGATGTCCGTCTTGATGAAACTCAGTGGAGGCTCTCCGACTCTTTCTCCTTTACTCAATTTAGATGCTTTTATTGAACAGGCTAGAGCTTATGATGAAATTAGCAAAACTGAGTTAGGAGAAATGCTCAAAGCTGCCCAAACTCAGCAATTGACTCATCCGGTTCCCGTATTAAGGGCCAGAGAAATCGATCGCTGGGCCAGTTCACAAGAATATCAGACCTTGCTAGAAAAGCGCAAAAAAGAGTATAATCAAAAAACAGAAAAAATGGGCGGATGGCGAAATTGGTAG
- a CDS encoding HesB/IscA family protein, whose translation MTQTTEQKGILLSETALNHVRMLRDQQGKDLCLRVGVRQGGCSGMSYMMDFEDPSQIGEQDQVFDYDGFKIVCDKKSLLYLYGLMLDYSNAMIGGGFQFTNPNASQTCGCGKSFGV comes from the coding sequence ATGACACAAACCACTGAACAAAAAGGCATTCTATTAAGCGAAACCGCCCTTAATCATGTTCGTATGTTACGAGATCAACAGGGAAAAGATCTCTGTTTAAGAGTCGGTGTTCGTCAAGGGGGATGCTCAGGAATGTCCTATATGATGGATTTTGAAGATCCTAGTCAAATTGGCGAACAGGATCAAGTCTTTGACTATGACGGCTTTAAAATCGTCTGCGACAAAAAAAGCTTACTCTATCTCTATGGTCTGATGCTAGATTACAGCAACGCTATGATTGGGGGCGGTTTCCAATTTACTAACCCTAACGCCAGTCAAACCTGTGGCTGTGGCAAGTCTTTTGGTGTTTAA
- a CDS encoding tetratricopeptide repeat protein: protein MTQSLNQANYINEWEKRRNQANHFYKKGQISQFLALSLENLNLARALQDRLREGHALNDMGLAYLDSCQLDEALSSFKEALLTAIELKDKPAEATILSNIGSTYSRLGQFSQALDYYNRSLPIFRELKDPQGEISTLNDVALIYSKLGEPKRSLLLQHQILNMRRVLGDFSGEATTLNGIGFAYNTLGKFEQALEFFQEALSVFRAIKNVAGEATTLNNIASVYSDLGQPKQALLLYHQVLLTRQQIKDRSGEATTLHNLGYTYSILGENKQALEFYKQAISIYQELRDQVGEITTWLNMGCVYSLTDEKWLALSCYWNGQKLIEQVEHQPLKDKVQRLIKSL from the coding sequence ATGACACAATCTTTAAATCAAGCTAATTACATCAACGAGTGGGAAAAACGCCGTAATCAAGCCAATCATTTCTATAAAAAGGGGCAAATTTCCCAATTTTTAGCCCTATCTTTGGAAAATTTAAACTTAGCCAGAGCCTTACAAGACCGACTTAGAGAAGGTCATGCGCTCAATGATATGGGGTTAGCCTACTTAGATAGCTGCCAACTAGACGAAGCTTTATCCTCGTTTAAAGAAGCACTCTTAACGGCGATCGAACTTAAGGATAAGCCAGCAGAGGCGACTATATTAAGTAATATAGGCTCTACTTACAGTCGTCTTGGGCAGTTTTCTCAAGCTTTAGATTATTATAATCGATCGCTTCCTATTTTTAGAGAGTTAAAAGACCCCCAAGGGGAAATTTCCACTTTAAATGATGTCGCTTTGATCTATAGTAAATTGGGAGAACCTAAGCGATCGCTGTTGCTACAACATCAAATCTTAAATATGCGCCGTGTATTGGGTGATTTTTCTGGGGAAGCAACTACTCTTAATGGGATAGGTTTTGCTTACAATACTTTAGGAAAATTTGAACAGGCGTTAGAATTTTTTCAGGAAGCTCTTTCCGTTTTTAGAGCGATCAAAAATGTAGCAGGAGAGGCAACAACTTTAAATAATATTGCTTCTGTTTATAGTGATTTAGGTCAACCCAAACAAGCTCTATTGCTGTATCATCAAGTTCTTTTAACTCGTCAGCAAATTAAGGATCGTTCTGGAGAAGCAACCACCCTTCACAACTTAGGATACACTTATAGTATTTTAGGAGAGAATAAACAAGCCTTAGAATTTTATAAACAAGCCATCTCAATTTATCAAGAATTGAGAGATCAAGTTGGAGAAATCACAACTTGGTTAAATATGGGTTGTGTTTATTCTCTAACTGATGAAAAATGGTTGGCTTTATCCTGTTATTGGAATGGACAAAAATTAATTGAGCAAGTTGAACACCAACCTCTCAAGGACAAAGTACAACGATTAATTAAATCCCTTTAA
- a CDS encoding sulfotransferase domain-containing protein, translating into MMESDHKKPSYQNHNGFLMPMGFPPEGFISGINYQAQPDDIFVVTYPKCGTTWTLYMIWLICHDGEPLPVTKTLNDEFPHLEEVGQEKVINLPFPRVIKTHLPYDLTPYHPQAKYLYVARNPFDCVVSFYHHTKGFVKHYDFAEGTFDDFFECFLAGAVDFGDYFDNLLPWSEHKNDDNVLFLTYEQMKADPKKAIIQIANFLGDYFADKIQNQEVLQKVLDQSSFESMSQDQERWSSKRPAHMTPFIRRGKVGDWKNYFSPEQVKRLTKKFKLRTAGTDLEKLWILDQK; encoded by the coding sequence ATGATGGAATCTGACCATAAAAAGCCCTCTTATCAGAACCATAACGGGTTTTTAATGCCGATGGGATTTCCCCCAGAAGGGTTTATTTCAGGGATAAACTATCAAGCGCAACCCGATGATATTTTTGTGGTCACTTATCCTAAATGTGGGACAACTTGGACATTATATATGATCTGGTTAATTTGTCATGATGGTGAACCTTTACCCGTGACTAAAACCCTTAATGATGAGTTTCCCCATTTAGAAGAAGTCGGACAAGAAAAAGTCATCAATTTACCCTTTCCAAGAGTGATCAAAACTCATCTTCCTTATGATTTAACTCCTTATCACCCTCAAGCAAAATATCTTTATGTAGCGCGAAATCCTTTTGATTGTGTGGTTTCTTTTTATCATCATACTAAAGGTTTTGTGAAACATTATGATTTTGCTGAGGGAACATTTGATGATTTTTTTGAATGTTTTTTAGCCGGAGCGGTGGACTTTGGGGACTATTTTGATAATTTATTACCTTGGTCTGAACACAAAAATGATGATAATGTTCTTTTTTTGACTTATGAACAAATGAAGGCAGACCCCAAAAAAGCTATTATTCAAATAGCCAATTTTTTAGGAGATTATTTTGCTGATAAAATCCAAAATCAAGAGGTTTTACAAAAGGTTTTAGATCAGAGTAGTTTTGAGAGTATGAGTCAAGATCAGGAACGTTGGTCAAGCAAACGACCGGCTCATATGACCCCTTTTATTCGTCGTGGAAAAGTCGGAGACTGGAAAAATTATTTTTCACCCGAACAAGTCAAAAGATTGACAAAAAAATTTAAACTTCGTACCGCAGGAACTGACTTAGAAAAATTATGGATACTTGATCAAAAATAG
- the tyrS gene encoding tyrosine--tRNA ligase, with amino-acid sequence MTNQPETLNWLDRGTSEIFPNQPQSKNPEENLTQLLAKSDRPLRIKLGIDPTGSEIHLGHSIPFRKLRAFQDAGHTAVVIIGDFTAQIGDPTGKSEVRKQLTPQQVKSNAEDYLNQLRPILDFDTPGRLEIRYNSEWLSQLNLSDILQLLGTMTVGQMLAKEGFAQRYEQENPIYLHEFLYPLMQGYDSVAIDADVELGGTDQKFNIAVGRDLQRFFGKKPQFGLLLPLLLGTDGVQKMSKSLNNYVGLREDALSMYSKLEKTPDAVIKDYFELLTNLPLDQIPSNPRDAQKLLALEVVSQFHGVEAAKSAQKAAQDLVQGGSTASADAVPEFSLSEIEFPAKLFYILNASGLCSSSGEGRRQIQGGAVRLDGDRITEVDLTFESPEDLKDKVLQVGKKKFVRLVL; translated from the coding sequence ATGACCAACCAACCTGAAACCCTAAACTGGCTAGACCGAGGCACTAGCGAAATTTTCCCGAATCAGCCACAATCAAAGAATCCAGAAGAAAACCTGACTCAACTTTTGGCAAAAAGCGATCGCCCGTTACGGATTAAACTGGGGATAGATCCCACTGGGTCAGAAATTCATTTAGGTCATAGTATACCATTTCGGAAATTGCGGGCTTTTCAAGATGCCGGTCATACTGCGGTTGTGATTATTGGCGATTTTACCGCCCAAATTGGAGATCCGACCGGTAAATCAGAAGTCCGCAAGCAATTAACCCCCCAACAAGTCAAAAGCAATGCAGAAGATTATTTAAATCAATTACGTCCCATTTTAGATTTTGATACCCCAGGACGCTTAGAAATTCGCTACAACTCAGAATGGTTAAGTCAACTCAATTTGTCGGATATTCTTCAATTATTGGGGACGATGACTGTCGGACAAATGTTAGCTAAAGAGGGTTTTGCCCAACGCTACGAACAAGAAAATCCTATTTATTTACACGAATTTCTCTACCCTTTAATGCAAGGTTACGACTCAGTAGCCATTGACGCAGATGTAGAATTAGGAGGAACGGATCAAAAGTTTAATATTGCTGTCGGACGAGATTTACAGCGCTTTTTTGGCAAAAAACCTCAGTTTGGGTTATTACTGCCTCTGTTATTAGGAACAGATGGAGTCCAAAAAATGTCTAAATCTTTAAATAATTATGTGGGATTGCGCGAAGATGCTTTATCGATGTATTCTAAATTAGAAAAAACTCCCGATGCTGTCATTAAAGATTACTTTGAATTATTGACTAATTTGCCTTTAGATCAAATTCCGTCTAATCCTAGAGACGCGCAAAAATTATTAGCTTTAGAGGTTGTTTCTCAATTTCATGGGGTAGAAGCGGCTAAATCTGCCCAAAAAGCTGCCCAAGATTTGGTTCAAGGAGGAAGTACCGCTTCGGCGGATGCTGTTCCCGAATTTTCCTTATCTGAGATAGAATTTCCAGCTAAGTTGTTCTATATTCTTAATGCTAGTGGGTTATGTTCCAGTAGTGGGGAGGGAAGACGGCAAATACAAGGGGGTGCGGTTCGTTTAGATGGCGATCGCATTACAGAAGTTGATCTAACTTTTGAGAGTCCCGAAGACCTTAAAGATAAGGTTTTACAGGTGGGTAAAAAGAAATTTGTACGTTTAGTTTTATGA
- the queD gene encoding 6-carboxytetrahydropterin synthase QueD: protein MEEWIIYKEFRFEAAHILPHHGGKCRRLHGHSWVGRVYVKGNELIAEGSQQGMIIDYGEIKHYIQPLLDHYLDHYFLNETTGLENPTSEAIAKWIFEKLEAAGLPGLYAVEIRETCTSGCTYKKLIIDN from the coding sequence ATGGAAGAATGGATCATTTATAAAGAGTTTCGTTTTGAAGCGGCTCATATTCTACCTCATCATGGGGGAAAATGTCGTCGTCTTCATGGTCATAGTTGGGTAGGACGAGTCTATGTTAAAGGTAATGAACTGATTGCCGAAGGGTCACAACAAGGGATGATTATTGATTATGGAGAGATCAAGCACTATATTCAACCCCTTTTAGACCATTATCTCGATCATTATTTCCTCAATGAAACCACAGGGTTAGAAAATCCCACCAGTGAAGCGATCGCTAAGTGGATTTTTGAGAAATTAGAAGCCGCAGGACTGCCGGGATTATATGCGGTAGAAATTCGGGAAACTTGTACCTCTGGATGTACTTACAAAAAATTGATAATTGATAATTAA
- the murJ gene encoding murein biosynthesis integral membrane protein MurJ, whose product MAVDKKTSRSLAGIAGIVAVATLISKVFGLVREQAIAAAFGVGTVVNAYAYAYVIPGFLLILLGGINGPFHSALISVLAKRDKEQAAPLVETVTTLVSGILLLVSVGLVIWADVCIDLLAPGLSPEVRAIAIGQLQIMSPLALLAGLIGIGFGTLNAADQYWLPGISPLFSSLAVIIGLGVLFGVLGGQIDAPQYVQLGSMVLAGGTLIGAILQWIAQLFAQWKSGMGTLRLRFDWRIPGVMDVIRVMIPATLSSGMLHINVYTDLFFASFIENAAAAMRYANFIVLTPLGIISNMILVPLMPEFSRLASPENWPELKGRIRQGLLLTALSMLPLTAVFIALAFPIVRVIYERGAFQMSASQEVAPVLIAYGFGMFFYLARDVMVRVFYALGDGETPFRVSIFNIFLNGLLDFLFYKPFSTPGLVFATIGVNISSLVIFLWILNRRLRGLPLGEWTFALLQLTGISFIAGVVSWGISWIWQQTIGDDNLLLQLLELGLGMTVALGLFFLLAVRLKLPEVNLFLSRIGQKLGKRFRKSS is encoded by the coding sequence GTGGCTGTGGATAAAAAAACTTCTCGTTCCCTTGCTGGTATCGCCGGAATTGTCGCAGTAGCAACACTGATCAGTAAAGTTTTTGGGTTAGTCCGGGAACAAGCGATCGCGGCGGCTTTTGGGGTGGGTACTGTTGTTAATGCTTATGCTTATGCTTATGTGATTCCGGGGTTTCTCCTGATCTTATTAGGGGGTATTAATGGCCCTTTTCATAGTGCTTTAATTAGTGTTTTAGCTAAACGAGATAAAGAACAAGCCGCCCCCTTGGTAGAAACGGTGACTACCCTCGTCAGTGGAATTTTATTACTGGTAAGCGTCGGTTTAGTGATTTGGGCGGATGTCTGTATTGATTTATTAGCCCCCGGTTTGAGTCCAGAGGTAAGGGCGATCGCTATCGGACAACTACAAATTATGTCCCCGTTGGCGTTATTAGCGGGATTAATTGGCATTGGGTTTGGAACGCTGAACGCGGCGGATCAATATTGGTTGCCGGGAATTAGTCCCTTATTTTCCAGTTTAGCGGTAATTATCGGGTTAGGGGTTTTATTTGGGGTTTTGGGAGGACAAATAGATGCGCCTCAATATGTCCAACTCGGATCAATGGTTTTAGCCGGAGGGACGTTAATCGGTGCTATTTTACAATGGATCGCCCAGTTATTCGCTCAGTGGAAGTCGGGAATGGGAACGTTACGTCTGAGGTTTGACTGGCGTATTCCGGGGGTAATGGATGTCATTCGAGTGATGATTCCGGCGACGTTGTCCTCTGGGATGTTACATATTAATGTTTATACGGATTTGTTTTTTGCTTCTTTTATTGAGAATGCGGCGGCAGCGATGCGCTATGCCAATTTTATTGTCTTAACGCCGTTGGGCATTATTTCTAATATGATTTTAGTGCCTTTGATGCCGGAGTTTTCCCGTCTTGCTAGTCCAGAAAATTGGCCGGAGTTAAAGGGGAGAATTCGTCAAGGGTTGTTATTAACAGCTTTAAGTATGTTACCTCTAACGGCGGTTTTTATCGCGCTTGCGTTTCCTATTGTTAGGGTAATTTATGAACGGGGCGCATTTCAAATGAGTGCATCCCAAGAGGTGGCACCGGTGTTAATTGCTTATGGGTTTGGGATGTTTTTTTATTTAGCGCGAGATGTGATGGTGCGGGTGTTTTATGCTTTAGGAGATGGGGAAACACCGTTCCGGGTGAGTATTTTTAATATTTTTCTCAATGGTTTGTTAGATTTTCTCTTTTATAAACCCTTTTCTACCCCTGGCTTGGTGTTTGCAACCATCGGGGTTAATATTTCTTCCCTAGTGATTTTTTTATGGATTTTAAATCGACGTTTGAGAGGACTTCCTTTAGGTGAGTGGACTTTTGCATTGTTGCAGTTAACGGGAATTAGTTTTATTGCCGGGGTAGTAAGTTGGGGCATTAGTTGGATCTGGCAACAAACGATCGGGGATGATAATTTATTATTGCAATTGTTAGAGTTAGGCTTAGGAATGACTGTCGCTTTAGGGTTATTTTTTCTGTTGGCGGTGCGGTTAAAGTTACCGGAAGTTAACCTATTTTTGTCTCGTATTGGTCAAAAGTTGGGAAAAAGGTTTAGAAAATCTTCTTAA
- a CDS encoding sensor histidine kinase — MFQVTRRRLALWYTTVTAILLLLFATGVYLYVRMTLIDRIDDTLNHVIEVVNRSLIIQKVPVTEGRYRINVEDSFRNNANGVEDDHIDLEWFDPQGELIWSTFSEPLTIPLHPNRNGETVHLSRDHLLRQVTERIEINHHVLGYLRVSHPWFEVTKPIRQLFLDLTLGTSLMVLCVAAIGWFLSGIAIKPVIESYQSLKQFTADASHELRNPIAMIQTNVEMALAYPEAETQLQQRQLKVIERLTQRLGNLVNDLLFLARSDSGIIQPVYKDVPLDALLIEVIEEQRSYAGQKGIFLSLHLIESSDNSFPTEEQFTLQGDWDQLARLFTNLISNALEYTPSDLNNASVEVELKRIKRDRHPYLKVKVKDSGTGITESALPHIFDRFYRVDPSRRHSQDGVKSGGTGLGLAIARAIVEKHHGQITVESMLNQGTTFTVILPVNSII, encoded by the coding sequence ATGTTTCAAGTCACTCGTCGTCGTTTAGCCTTATGGTACACCACCGTTACAGCGATTTTACTGCTGTTATTTGCAACGGGGGTTTATCTGTATGTTCGCATGACTCTCATCGATCGCATTGATGATACGCTCAATCATGTGATAGAAGTGGTTAACCGTTCCCTAATTATCCAAAAAGTCCCGGTTACTGAGGGACGTTATCGAATTAATGTAGAAGATAGTTTTCGGAATAATGCTAATGGGGTAGAAGATGATCATATTGATTTAGAATGGTTTGATCCCCAAGGTGAATTAATTTGGTCAACTTTTTCTGAACCGTTAACCATTCCTCTCCATCCTAACCGCAATGGGGAAACCGTTCATTTATCGAGGGATCATTTGTTGCGACAGGTAACAGAAAGAATCGAAATTAATCATCATGTTTTAGGATATTTAAGAGTCAGTCATCCTTGGTTTGAAGTCACTAAACCTATTCGTCAATTATTTTTAGATTTAACCCTGGGAACAAGTTTAATGGTTCTTTGTGTAGCCGCTATTGGTTGGTTTTTGTCGGGAATTGCCATTAAACCGGTTATAGAATCTTACCAGAGTTTAAAACAATTTACGGCGGATGCGTCCCATGAATTGAGAAATCCTATTGCCATGATTCAAACTAATGTTGAGATGGCGTTAGCTTATCCCGAAGCAGAAACCCAACTCCAACAACGACAATTAAAAGTGATAGAACGTCTGACACAACGGTTAGGAAATTTAGTTAATGATTTATTATTTTTAGCCCGTTCTGATAGTGGAATTATTCAACCGGTTTATAAAGATGTTCCTCTCGATGCGTTATTAATTGAAGTGATAGAAGAACAACGAAGTTATGCCGGACAAAAAGGAATTTTTTTGTCTCTCCATTTAATTGAATCATCGGATAATTCTTTTCCAACAGAAGAGCAATTTACTTTACAAGGAGATTGGGATCAATTAGCCCGTTTATTTACCAATTTAATTAGTAATGCTTTAGAATATACTCCCTCAGATTTAAATAATGCCTCTGTTGAAGTCGAATTAAAACGAATAAAACGCGATCGCCATCCTTATTTAAAAGTAAAAGTAAAAGACTCCGGAACCGGCATTACTGAGTCAGCGTTACCCCATATTTTTGATCGATTTTATCGGGTTGATCCTTCCCGTCGTCATAGTCAAGATGGGGTAAAATCTGGAGGAACTGGCTTAGGATTAGCGATCGCTCGTGCTATTGTAGAAAAACATCACGGTCAAATTACGGTAGAAAGTATGCTCAATCAAGGAACAACTTTTACAGTGATTTTACCCGTTAACTCAATTATTTAA
- a CDS encoding Uma2 family endonuclease, with amino-acid sequence MTSIIELQKTPKIIWEKLPDDYILPDDPVDNISQPLLASALTEAIELQGLVTPEMLIAVNMGICVKVEGKIVIKAPDWFYVPQVFPLSEGTIRRSYTPHTEGDVPAIVMEFLSETEGGEYSIRPIYPYGKLWFYEKIIKVPTYVIFEPDSGRLEVRELQQDAYELLSPDEQGRYFISSLGIYLGVWYGKRLNLTTHWLRWWDEEGNLLLWGSERMIQDQQRIEQAEARAQEERQRAEAAEQEIARLREILKNAGISEENASS; translated from the coding sequence ATGACATCAATAATAGAATTACAAAAAACGCCTAAAATAATCTGGGAAAAACTCCCCGATGATTATATTTTACCCGATGACCCTGTGGACAATATTAGTCAACCTCTGCTAGCATCCGCCTTGACAGAAGCGATCGAATTACAAGGACTTGTCACCCCCGAAATGCTCATCGCTGTGAATATGGGCATTTGTGTGAAAGTAGAAGGCAAAATCGTGATTAAAGCCCCGGATTGGTTCTATGTTCCTCAAGTTTTCCCCCTAAGTGAGGGAACTATCCGCAGAAGCTATACCCCTCACACAGAAGGAGATGTTCCAGCAATAGTGATGGAATTTCTTTCAGAAACCGAAGGAGGAGAATATTCCATTAGACCGATTTACCCCTATGGTAAATTATGGTTTTATGAAAAAATAATTAAAGTCCCTACCTATGTCATTTTTGAGCCAGACTCCGGTAGATTAGAAGTTCGAGAGCTACAACAAGACGCTTATGAACTCCTATCCCCCGATGAGCAAGGACGTTATTTTATCTCTTCCCTCGGAATATATTTAGGGGTTTGGTATGGAAAACGATTAAATTTAACAACCCATTGGTTGCGATGGTGGGATGAAGAGGGAAATCTGTTATTATGGGGATCAGAACGGATGATCCAAGATCAACAACGGATCGAGCAAGCAGAAGCAAGGGCACAAGAAGAACGGCAAAGGGCAGAAGCGGCTGAACAAGAAATAGCTAGACTTCGAGAAATACTCAAAAATGCCGGTATTTCTGAAGAGAATGCTTCTTCTTAA